The genomic segment AGACGTTGTAGTGGTAAATCGTTTCCCTTCTTCCCGTGTAAATGAACTGGAAATCTTAGGGACTCGCGGCACAAAAAAAATGAAGGCTGTAGAATTTCGAAAGCTAATGGGTGCGAGCCGTTTGAAATCTACACGTTTCGGAATCCGCAGAGAAGAGGATGGAAATTTCTTTTTGAAGGGAGTTGGATCAGGACATGGTGTGGGTCTTTCGCAATGGGGAAGCTACGCTATGGCAAAAGAGAATTTTGACTACAAAGAGATCTTGAGTTTTTACTACAAAGACATTGAATTTGCGCGGATGATGCAAAACAACTAGAGACTTTTTGCTTTTAAGTGAGAGCTTGCCTGGAAATACTGGTCGCAAAGACCCATGGCAAGCCTAGATGAATACCTTTCCAAGATCAAAGATCTAACAATCGTTCCACCTGTACTCATCTCAATTCTATCCTTAGAGGATGACAATGAATTGGGATTTGGTGAATTAGAAAAGAAGGTGCAATCGGACCAGGTTCTTGTTGCGCGACTTCTCAAACTTGCTAACTCTCCTTTTTTCTCCCGGGGCAATGCCATCGCAAATATGAAACAAGTCATCACTCGCTTAGGATTTAAGACCGTGCGATCTATGGTGGCTATGTCGATGACCGATTCCCTTTTCAGCCAAGGAAACTATAAAAAATTTCGAGATGAGGTATGGGACCATTCCATCGCGAAGGGCATCCTCGCTCAATTTCTCTGCGAAGAAAAGAAATTTAAAAAAGAGGCAGATCTATCCTTAACTTGTGGCCTTATGCAGGACCTAGGAAAGATCATTTTAAACACAATTGACAGACCCAAATACATCGAGATTCTCACTGAATACCAAACTTCTGACCTGTCCATCCTTGAATTAGAAAAGAAAGCATATGGTGTAGATTCCAGCGAGCTAGGAATCGGCGCCGCACAACTTTGGAAACTTCCAAGTCCCATTGTGCAAGTGATTGAAGAAAAATCCAAGCCAATAGCAGAACAAAGTTTGCTCACGCAAGTGATTAGCTTTGGTGGATTGGTTGCTAGACTTACGCAGCACGGAAAGAAAGAAGCGAATACAGAGAATGAGTTTTTAGAGTATTGTAAAGTTCTCTCGATCGATGTAGATTCAAATCCAAAATTCGTTGACAACTATGGTAACAAATTGAACAACCATGAGTTGTATCAATTTTGCTCCTCTTTATAGTCTAGGTTACAGGTTGTACGCTTATTACTTTATGAAGGCCTTCTTTGCCTTTGATCTTCACAGGTTCAAGCTCAGTATAGGTATACTTTTTTAAGTATGATTCTGGCAATTTTTGGTACAACTCCTCCGAGATATAGACATGCATTGGTTTTGCCATCGATTCCAATCTGCTGGCCATGTTTACGGTATCTCCAACAGCCGTGTAGGACAATTTTTGAAAGGAGCCAACATTGCCAACAATCGCGTTACCCGAAGCGAGGCCGATTCCTAACTCTGGCGTGAACCCATAGATTTCTTTCCATTTGGGCTGCCAAAGCTGAAATACCTGCAACATTTCTATTGCACAGTCAAGAGCATTTAAGCGATGTTCTTCTTGGTAAATGGGCGCACCAAAGAGGCACATGATAGAGTCACCTATGTACTTATCTATCATCCCCCCATATCCAAGAATGACTTCTGTCATTGCGGTAAAGTATTCATTTAAAAAAGAAATGACCTGGTCTGGTTGCTGTTTTTCGGAAAGGGATGTATAACCACGAATATCAGAAAAAATGACCGAAATTTCTTGTGTATGCCCTTTTTGGTCCAAAGAAAAGGTATTGTTCATGATACTTTCTACAACCACAGGGTCTACATACATACCAAAGACGTTTTGCATTTTCTTTTTTTCAAAATCTAATTTTAATTTTTCTTCGTATTCCTTTTCCAGATCCTTTTTAAATTTTTTTACCAGAGTATTTAAATCTTGGATTTCGGATTGGTTCATTCCATACATTTCTTGAAATCGTTTGAGTGAATCGTCCATCTGAATGGAAATCACTTTCTTTCTATAAATCTCTCGGAACAAATTTCGAAATCTATGTTCCATGAGTGATCGTTTCAATCTTCGTTTAGAAAAAAATTCACTGATCCCCATCTGAAAGGATAAGATGGGGATAGATTTATCATGTGATTGAGAAAAAATGACTATGGGAACTTCTAATGGAGTGGCGTTATCTGTTATTTCGCTTAACACTGATTCTTCGGTATCAGTTTTTTCAGGAAAAGATATTTCCGAAATCAGAAGATCATAGTTTCCTTTTTTAAGCTCTTCCATTCCATTTTCAAAGAGAGAGCGCCATACAATTTCGATATAATCTCCAAACCAAGACTTAAGAAGCTCAGCAAGAGTCTCATATGATTTTTTGTTTGGCTCAACAAATAGGATACGAACGATTTCTTCTTTTTCTAGTTCCACAGACCTTATTTTCCCGATTGCAGAAATTTGTGAAGCGCCTCTTGGAAAGAAAATGAAAATCTTCCCATCAAATGACGAAAGGCCAAAAGGATCACATCTGGTCTGGGAGGGTCCCCAGCGATGAAGAGGTCAGGCTCTTTGGGAAGTTTGCCTTGGGGGAAAAGGCCGCCACTCACTGCTTCCGTTCCACAAGCAACCAATGCTTTCGGTGGGGCGATAACAGCAAAGGCCGTTTCCAAAGGCTGTTCCATTGCTTGGGAAACAGGACCTGAGAAGACAATGGCATCCGCATGTTTGGGGCTTGCTACACAACGAACCCCTTCTCGTTCCGAATCGAACACAGAATTGAAGGAAGCATTCAATTCACATTCGACAGTGTTGTTGCCCGCAGCAGCCACCTCTCTGTACAAAAATCCAGAGCGCTCTGTCAACTTTGTAAATTCTAAGTGGTTGCTATGGTCTTCCCCACTTACTTTGAGGAGCATCTTTCCGTTTTCATAGGCAACAATTAGATCATCACGGTGTTTTGAGAAAACGTGCACAAAACCAGAATCCTTAAGTCGCTCTTCAGGGCAGAATAATGAGCAGCTACCGCATTGCAGGCAAGCACCATAATCAAATACAAGACGTTCATTTGAGACCTTTTGAATGGCAGCTGTCGGACAATGATCAACGCAAACTTGGCAACTACCGCAAGATGACTCAAATGTACCTTTCGGTGTAGGGATACCACGGTTTTTGGGATGTATGGGTGAAACTTTTTTCCAATCCATGACTTGGCTTGGCCGAAAGAAATTAATCAATTCTAAAATTTGTCTCATAAATCAAAACCCACATAACTTAAATTAAATGATTTATTGTTCAAAGGAAAATCTCCAATCAATTCCCCTCGCACGGCAAGTTCTAAGGCATGCCAATTTAATACGGATGGGTCTCTCACATAAATATCCGTAATCTTTCCGTTCGCATCGACCTCTATACAGGTTAAGATAATCCCTCTCCAGCCTTCTACCGCCTCAAAATACAATCCTTGCTTTAACTTGATTTCTAGCAAGGTAGCACCTATTTGCTCTTTTGACCAAAGAGAATTCCAGTCTAATTTCTCAATCTGAGCTTCCATCCAAAGGAGTGATTGTTTGATTTCTTGATACCTTAAATAAAATCTTGCCCAAGCATCTCCTCCGAAATTGATATGATCATCCTGTACGGAAAGAGGAGTCCAATCTGGGAATTCAAGCTGCTGTGTTCTTAAATCAATAGGAACACCGGCCGACCTTGCACAAGGTCCAACAAATCCGTGTTTAATGACAGAGTCTCTTGAAATATTTGCACAGCCTTGCAATCGTTCTTTAATGGTCGAATCAGAAAGGGCACGTAAGATCTGTGGTTCAATATTTTTATAGAATACTTTTTTTAATGCATAGAAGGCATTCTTCGCATCTTCCGGAGAAATCCTTTGGTTGGTCCGACATCCACCTGGACGTATCCCCCCTTTCCCAAACCGATTTCCAATCCAAGTCTCCATGAGACCTAAGGCAGCCCCACGGTCTGTTACGCAAACTCCATACAATGGATAATAACCTATATCTTCTGCTAATCCCCCTAAGTCCCCGATATGAATGGCGACTCTTTCTAATTCCAAGAGAAGTGAGCGAAAGATTCTCACATTTGATGGAATTTGAATGCCCAATCCATTTTCCATCATGGATGAAAATGCGAGAGCGTAAGCAACAGAACTATCTCCAGAAATTGTCTCAGAAAGGGCTAAAATCCTTTCTGGTTTTGACTGTAACATCTGCTTTATGATTCCACGATGTTGGAAACCAAGGCGTATACTTAAATGCCGTATGCTCTCTCCCTCTACAACAAACCGAAAGTGACCAGGTTCAATGATACCGGCATGAATTGGACCAACAGCATGCGAGTATTGCTCATCACTGGTTGGAACTTTTAGTCCATGGTAGAATAAATCTCGTAAATTTCCCGACTTTTGGTGCAAACTCAAAACTTTGCTTCGGTTCTCTGTTAGGTAATCTTCTTCTTTTAAATGAGAATAGTCCTCCTCAGACATATCTTTGCCAAGGGAGTGTCTCAAAAGCCAAATCGGATAGGAATCATCTAACAAAAAGTCGATGGGACTTTTTTTACCTTCTGGCTCTTGGACAACAATCCGATTTTCGTTCAATACGAATTGAATGTATTTGCCTGAAAGATTTGATTTATATAAGCCAGTAACATTTGCCATCTACATCTCCCCTTCCACAAGCCCAAACATTCCGTAAGACCCTAGAGCCAAGGCCGACAAAAAACAAAGGACTAAAAAAAACATTCGTATGCTCAATATTCTGCTTTGGTCTTTTTCAAATGGCCTATGTTCCAATCGGATAATGGGAAGAACCTTATTGAGAGCGATAAAGAAAAAAACCAAACCAAGGAATGGAAATAAAAAGAGCCATATCTGATTTCTAATGAGTCCAGTTTTGATCATTTCCATGTCAAGGATGAAGACAGGTGAAAGAGGAAACACAAAAGCCAAAATCAGTGCAAAGAAATAACCATAAAAAGAGTATTGGTTAATTCCCTTCGCAGAAAGAATCTGCTCAATCAATCGATGTCCTGAATCCATTCTTAAAATCCCCATAGAGACAAAAATGATCAATTTTATAAGAAGAGTGGTTGCAAGTAGAAAATAAAAGATGGTATCGTTAACATCTAACCATAGAAATACGGCCAGCATACCTGTATGAAAGAGAGCAACCTTTGCCGCAATCCTCCGAATGTCATCTCTTCTTTGCAAAACCCATGTTGCGTATAGAATGGTAAGGACTCCTAAAAACAAAATTCCATTTGCGGAATTCACTAAAGAAGAATTCACTTCTTTCTCTAATTGTATCAGCGGACGTAGAGCAAGTGCGACTGAAACCGGAACAAAGGATGCAATGAGTGATGAGGTTTGGCTCGGACTCTCGCCATAGGTATCACCAACCCAAAAATGATTTGGTACGAGTCCTAATTTTGCACTATATCCATAAATAGTTAACAACAGAGAAGTTTTGATCAAAATTCCATGTTGTCCTTCAAGACCTAAGCGTAAGGAAGTAAAATCCAAAGACTCCAAAGGCCTTGAAGCAAAGAGTAGGATAATAATTCCTAAAAAAGCAATGCCTAAACCATAGGAATTGATTAATAGATACTTCCACCCTACCTGGAAAGAACGTTCCGTACCACTCGATGAAATTAATAAAGATCCAAAAAGAGTCGATGCTTCAATCAAAATCCATTTTAGGACAATATTGTCAGTTTGCCAGGAGGTAAAAAGTGCAAGAAAAAAACAGATCTTTAAAAGTGACCAAAGCCAAATCCTTGTTTGGCCTTTTGTAGCAGCAAAGATAAACAAACAAAAGATAACTAAAAAGGAAAATATGCCACTTGCATAAAATATCTCTTTCATCAATGTTTTCCTCCTTTAGCATGAAGGTGAGGAGATAGTTGCAATATCCCTCCTGATACAATAACAAGCACTGCATCCAAAAAGGAGCCAAATTCTAAACCAAATGGCAATCCTTCATCTAAGACTAGAGTGAGTACAAAAATTCCATTTTCAAAAACACAAAAACCAGCAATCAGGGCCAACCAGTTCTTTCGAACAATAAAACACAATACTCCTACATAAATCATAAGGATTACGTAAATGAGTCCTATCTTATGAACTGGAATCGATAGTTCGATGACACCTTCCGTAAGTTTGACAGCAAGAACTAAGCCAACCACAAGAAACAATAAAGTGGCTAGGTAGCCAAATCTTGGCGTTGTACTTTCCCTCATTTGGGATTTTTTTGCGGTCCAATTCAGAATATATGGAGTTAAAATTCCCTTAAAGGTGACCACCAAACTGATCAATCCTAAAGAGTGCGGAATGTCCTCATGATGAGTTTGTAATACAGGGAAAATTAACAAAAATCCTTGCAAACTCAAAAAAAGAGTGATGCGGTGCAGACGATTCTCAACAAGAACAACCACTCCAGTTAAAAAAAGCAAAAGGTAAATAAAATCGTATAACATATAGTTTATGATAGCTTAACAAGCGTTCCTAATATCAATATTGCAAGAAATGACAAACCCATAAATTCAGGCACCCAGGACCATTTCCTTCTAACACTATTCGCTTCCCAATACCCGAGTAGTATTGCCAGAAGGATCACACCAGGCAGGACTGCCAATTCTCTGTAGAGATTTCCAAACTCGCCTATCGGAAACAATTTTGAATGTTCTACAGCTAGTTTGATCAAAAATGCTAACAATGCAGAAAGTTTTAACTGAGATGCGAGCTCTAAGTATCCCATCGTCCGTCCAGATGCCTCAAGTAGCATAGCCTCATGAACCATCGTAAGCTCAAGGTGTGTCCTTGGGTCGTCAAAGGGAGGTTTGGCTAACTCTGCTAAAATTGCAATAAACGAGAGAGCTAAAAAGAGAATTCCAATAAAAGCACCCGCAGGGGTCATGGAGATTTCAATATGGGATTGTGCAGCAAGGATCATCAAAATAATGGTAGGTTCAGCCATTACCGAAAGTAAAATTTCTCTCCCAGAGCCCAATCCACCAAACGATGTACCTCCTTCCATGGCAAAGCTAACAATGGCAAATCGGTAAAGTGCGAGAAAAAAGGGAATCATCACAAAGGGTGCCCATTCGAAAATCACAATAGACCAGAGTATAAGTCCAGAGTATACCGCTACCATAGGAGATATTTCAGCGAAAACGGAAGAAGCAGGATTATCAATTGGTTCCTTTTGTAAAAATTTTTTAATCTCGTAGAACAACTGAACTATTTTTGGTCCCTTTCTTCCTTGTGCCCTCGCTCGAACTTTTCGAACGATTCCGCCCAATATAAATGGCAATATGATAAAACAAAGGATTTGGTAGAATAAAATTATCTCGCTGCTGATCTGTATCATAAATGGCTCCATTCTATCGCAATGGATATTGCTAAGATGATAATGAGAAAAGCAGATGAGATCGCCAAATACTTGCTTACTTCCTCATCATGGTTCTTCTTTTTTTCTACAAGAAATTGACCTATATTTAAGATGTAAGAAAAAATCGAAAAGATACTTTGGTCGATGATGGAAAGTCCCTTTGGTGTCAAAAAATATCTACCCAATGAATTTCGGAGCGGTTCTGTAAATACCGTGGAAGGTACAGAAAGTTCAGGTCCTATGTATTGGTTGCCACAATCCCAATATTGTCTTTTGGTAATGCGATGAGACCAACGAAACCAGACTAAACTCAAAATGAAAGCAACCGTAATACAAGAAACAATACTCAATTGCGAAAGCCAAATTGCCAAACTAGGGTCCAAATGTTTTTGAAGGAAAGGTATTTTGAGAAAGAATGGCAAACACAAAGGGATCCCAATGATCATGATTCCTAAACTTCCCAGTGACAGAAAAACCCAAAACCTACGTGTATCATTCCATTCAGTCAGGGAAAAATCCGTTCGAGGGAAGGATAGAAAGAGACTTAAGAATAGTCGAATATGAGTAAACCCTCCCAAAACGATTCCAAAGAAAATAAAAATCATTGCAGGCAGAAGAAAAACGGAACGCCCAAGAGGCATATCTAAGATCTTTGCATTCAAAAATAAATAGGTAGCCTCCGAAATAAAACCTAGTGTTCCTGGCAAGACCGCATAACTAAAAGTCCCAAGCCCCATCCATAGAGGATTGATGCCGATCAACCTCCCAATTCCTTTCATTTCGTCCGTAGAACTAGAGTTTCTTAGCCTTGCCACCATTCCGATTGAGAACAATTGAAACGTCTTTGAAAAGGAATGATGCAATAAACTCAAATAAAATAAAATGAGAAAGGAATGACTTAAAAATCGTAAGTCAGGTTCAGAGCTTGATTGAAACATCCCAGAAATTGCCAAACAAAGCCATAAAAAGTTTATAGATTCAATTGAGCTATAGGCAAGGGCTTTTTTGGGATCCTTATGAAAGTAAGAGGTAATACCCCCGAAAAACACACCCAAGGCGGCCAAAGGAAACAGGATACTATACAAGAATGGATCTTGGAGATTGGGAAGGACATACCTACAAAAGAGCAGAAGCGGAAAAATTTCCAGTGCCCCAGCAAACGAACCTAAGGCGTGAGATGGCCCACCTTCATTTACTTTTGGCAACCAAATGTGAAAGCCAGAAAATCCAGATTTCACGAGAAGTCCAATCGTTAAAAAGTAATACCCACGTGGATCTTCTTCCGGTAAAAAAACCCATGCAGAGAGAAAGAGGACTGCAATGCCAGATGCAAATAAAAGTGAACCTAAACTTTCAATTTGTTTCTTCCCGAACTCTGTTCCAGAGTATATGATGATCGTGGAAAAGGACGCAATCTCAAGTGATACAGGAAGGAGGACAGATTTTCCTGCAAGATAACAGATGCCCAAGGCGGACCAAAATATCACATAGCCAAAAGTTATACGATTGGAATGTACCATTTCATACGATTGCACCAAGGCAAAGGCTGAAAATCCGATGTATGCTTGTAAGACCAGACCAAGGGCCAAAGGGAAATCTTCCGACCAAGGGCCAGGGCTCATGTATAAGAACATACACAAAGGAAGGACTGCTGCCATCCCAACTAAAAAAGCGCTGAATGCAAAGCGCATCTGTTTATCCGTCATAATACCTCTTCAAAAAAATAAAGACTGTGAGAAATCTTAAATGAAGGGCGGTGCACGATTTCTGATCCAATCATCAGAATCAGTAGATTTAAACGAACGAATCAAATGAGAGACCAGACTAATGTCTTGGTGGCAGGGCCTTGGAATTTCGCAAACCAAGGAGAGGATGCCCAAGAGTTTTCCTTCGAGAACGTCTGACATTTCCTCTGAGGATTCTGAAATGCGCGACTCTTCCCAAAGTGAGTCATAACTGAGGGTAAAGCTCACCTTACCTGTTAAAAAAAAGGGAATCAAAAGGCAAAGCAGTACTCGGACAAACACGGTAGATCCTTCTGGTAGCTTATGCAAAAAAACCAAAAATGGAAAGCACTTTTATGACAGACGAGTACAAATCAAAGGAAAGTGGATGGATTCGATCAAAATAAAAAATCTCTGTAAGGCGTACGATCAATTCGGAAGCGAAAACCTTGTCCTGAAAGATATCACACTATCTCTACCAGAAAAGAAACTCATTACCTTGATGGGTCCTTCGGGATGCGGGAAGTCGACATTTCTCAATATACTCTCTGGGCTAGACCAAGCCAAATCAGGTGAAGTCCTAGTTTTTGGAGAGAATATCCTAGAGTTTTCGGAAACTCAACTAACTCTGTACAGGCGAAATACGATTGGAATTGTATTTCAATTTTTTCATTTACTTCCCTACCTCACTGCACTTGAAAACGTATCCGTTCCATTGCTATTACAAGGCAAAAAACAAAAGACTGCCCATGCAATCTCCGCAGAGATTCTAAAACGCGTTGGCTTAGGAAATAAATTACATTCCAAACCGAGAGAACTTTCAGGAGGAGAGCAGCAAAGGGTTTCCATCTCTCGTGCCATAGTACACAATCCAAAATTAATTTTGGCAGATGAGCCTACTGGAAATCTCGATACCAATTCCACGCACGAGGTTATGGAACTACTTTCCAATTTGGTTAGAGACCATTCGATGACACTCTTGGTAGTGACTCACAATCCTGAAATTGGCCAAAGAGGTGATATCAATTTGAAGATGTTGGATGGAGTGATACACTCCTCATGAAAGTTATCTGGTATTATTATCTCTGGAAATACCATGCAGATAACAAACAGAAGATGCTCCTTTCATTGGTGAGCATTGCTTTGGGAATTTCACTCTTCTTTACAACTCAAGTGAATTCCTGGAGAGCCGAAGAATCCTTCATCGATTCACAGATCGCCTACTCTGGTGAAAATTTTGTGGGTCAAATGGAACATTTCATCCCGTCTGATGACTTTGATCTGAAAGATCTAGCAAAGATTTTGCCGAATGGTTAT from the Leptospira ryugenii genome contains:
- a CDS encoding adenylate/guanylate cyclase domain-containing protein, which translates into the protein MELEKEEIVRILFVEPNKKSYETLAELLKSWFGDYIEIVWRSLFENGMEELKKGNYDLLISEISFPEKTDTEESVLSEITDNATPLEVPIVIFSQSHDKSIPILSFQMGISEFFSKRRLKRSLMEHRFRNLFREIYRKKVISIQMDDSLKRFQEMYGMNQSEIQDLNTLVKKFKKDLEKEYEEKLKLDFEKKKMQNVFGMYVDPVVVESIMNNTFSLDQKGHTQEISVIFSDIRGYTSLSEKQQPDQVISFLNEYFTAMTEVILGYGGMIDKYIGDSIMCLFGAPIYQEEHRLNALDCAIEMLQVFQLWQPKWKEIYGFTPELGIGLASGNAIVGNVGSFQKLSYTAVGDTVNMASRLESMAKPMHVYISEELYQKLPESYLKKYTYTELEPVKIKGKEGLHKVISVQPVT
- a CDS encoding hydrogenase large subunit, with the protein product MANVTGLYKSNLSGKYIQFVLNENRIVVQEPEGKKSPIDFLLDDSYPIWLLRHSLGKDMSEEDYSHLKEEDYLTENRSKVLSLHQKSGNLRDLFYHGLKVPTSDEQYSHAVGPIHAGIIEPGHFRFVVEGESIRHLSIRLGFQHRGIIKQMLQSKPERILALSETISGDSSVAYALAFSSMMENGLGIQIPSNVRIFRSLLLELERVAIHIGDLGGLAEDIGYYPLYGVCVTDRGAALGLMETWIGNRFGKGGIRPGGCRTNQRISPEDAKNAFYALKKVFYKNIEPQILRALSDSTIKERLQGCANISRDSVIKHGFVGPCARSAGVPIDLRTQQLEFPDWTPLSVQDDHINFGGDAWARFYLRYQEIKQSLLWMEAQIEKLDWNSLWSKEQIGATLLEIKLKQGLYFEAVEGWRGIILTCIEVDANGKITDIYVRDPSVLNWHALELAVRGELIGDFPLNNKSFNLSYVGFDL
- a CDS encoding proton-conducting transporter transmembrane domain-containing protein, which codes for MTDKQMRFAFSAFLVGMAAVLPLCMFLYMSPGPWSEDFPLALGLVLQAYIGFSAFALVQSYEMVHSNRITFGYVIFWSALGICYLAGKSVLLPVSLEIASFSTIIIYSGTEFGKKQIESLGSLLFASGIAVLFLSAWVFLPEEDPRGYYFLTIGLLVKSGFSGFHIWLPKVNEGGPSHALGSFAGALEIFPLLLFCRYVLPNLQDPFLYSILFPLAALGVFFGGITSYFHKDPKKALAYSSIESINFLWLCLAISGMFQSSSEPDLRFLSHSFLILFYLSLLHHSFSKTFQLFSIGMVARLRNSSSTDEMKGIGRLIGINPLWMGLGTFSYAVLPGTLGFISEATYLFLNAKILDMPLGRSVFLLPAMIFIFFGIVLGGFTHIRLFLSLFLSFPRTDFSLTEWNDTRRFWVFLSLGSLGIMIIGIPLCLPFFLKIPFLQKHLDPSLAIWLSQLSIVSCITVAFILSLVWFRWSHRITKRQYWDCGNQYIGPELSVPSTVFTEPLRNSLGRYFLTPKGLSIIDQSIFSIFSYILNIGQFLVEKKKNHDEEVSKYLAISSAFLIIILAISIAIEWSHL
- a CDS encoding 4Fe-4S dicluster domain-containing protein, coding for MRQILELINFFRPSQVMDWKKVSPIHPKNRGIPTPKGTFESSCGSCQVCVDHCPTAAIQKVSNERLVFDYGACLQCGSCSLFCPEERLKDSGFVHVFSKHRDDLIVAYENGKMLLKVSGEDHSNHLEFTKLTERSGFLYREVAAAGNNTVECELNASFNSVFDSEREGVRCVASPKHADAIVFSGPVSQAMEQPLETAFAVIAPPKALVACGTEAVSGGLFPQGKLPKEPDLFIAGDPPRPDVILLAFRHLMGRFSFSFQEALHKFLQSGK
- a CDS encoding formate hydrogenase, translating into MMKEIFYASGIFSFLVIFCLFIFAATKGQTRIWLWSLLKICFFLALFTSWQTDNIVLKWILIEASTLFGSLLISSSGTERSFQVGWKYLLINSYGLGIAFLGIIILLFASRPLESLDFTSLRLGLEGQHGILIKTSLLLTIYGYSAKLGLVPNHFWVGDTYGESPSQTSSLIASFVPVSVALALRPLIQLEKEVNSSLVNSANGILFLGVLTILYATWVLQRRDDIRRIAAKVALFHTGMLAVFLWLDVNDTIFYFLLATTLLIKLIIFVSMGILRMDSGHRLIEQILSAKGINQYSFYGYFFALILAFVFPLSPVFILDMEMIKTGLIRNQIWLFLFPFLGLVFFFIALNKVLPIIRLEHRPFEKDQSRILSIRMFFLVLCFLSALALGSYGMFGLVEGEM
- a CDS encoding respiratory chain complex I subunit 1 family protein, with amino-acid sequence MSSEIILFYQILCFIILPFILGGIVRKVRARAQGRKGPKIVQLFYEIKKFLQKEPIDNPASSVFAEISPMVAVYSGLILWSIVIFEWAPFVMIPFFLALYRFAIVSFAMEGGTSFGGLGSGREILLSVMAEPTIILMILAAQSHIEISMTPAGAFIGILFLALSFIAILAELAKPPFDDPRTHLELTMVHEAMLLEASGRTMGYLELASQLKLSALLAFLIKLAVEHSKLFPIGEFGNLYRELAVLPGVILLAILLGYWEANSVRRKWSWVPEFMGLSFLAILILGTLVKLS
- a CDS encoding formate hydrogenase, which translates into the protein MLYDFIYLLLFLTGVVVLVENRLHRITLFLSLQGFLLIFPVLQTHHEDIPHSLGLISLVVTFKGILTPYILNWTAKKSQMRESTTPRFGYLATLLFLVVGLVLAVKLTEGVIELSIPVHKIGLIYVILMIYVGVLCFIVRKNWLALIAGFCVFENGIFVLTLVLDEGLPFGLEFGSFLDAVLVIVSGGILQLSPHLHAKGGKH
- a CDS encoding HDOD domain-containing protein — its product is MASLDEYLSKIKDLTIVPPVLISILSLEDDNELGFGELEKKVQSDQVLVARLLKLANSPFFSRGNAIANMKQVITRLGFKTVRSMVAMSMTDSLFSQGNYKKFRDEVWDHSIAKGILAQFLCEEKKFKKEADLSLTCGLMQDLGKIILNTIDRPKYIEILTEYQTSDLSILELEKKAYGVDSSELGIGAAQLWKLPSPIVQVIEEKSKPIAEQSLLTQVISFGGLVARLTQHGKKEANTENEFLEYCKVLSIDVDSNPKFVDNYGNKLNNHELYQFCSSL
- a CDS encoding ABC transporter ATP-binding protein; amino-acid sequence: MDSIKIKNLCKAYDQFGSENLVLKDITLSLPEKKLITLMGPSGCGKSTFLNILSGLDQAKSGEVLVFGENILEFSETQLTLYRRNTIGIVFQFFHLLPYLTALENVSVPLLLQGKKQKTAHAISAEILKRVGLGNKLHSKPRELSGGEQQRVSISRAIVHNPKLILADEPTGNLDTNSTHEVMELLSNLVRDHSMTLLVVTHNPEIGQRGDINLKMLDGVIHSS